Below is a genomic region from Rosa chinensis cultivar Old Blush chromosome 5, RchiOBHm-V2, whole genome shotgun sequence.
TTCTAATTGTTAAAAAAAGTAGACTAGTGTGAtaagtttgaactttgaaaggGAGACCTCATCTTTGATGTTCCTGTGATTCTTTATACTAAACAGACGAAATTTGAAACAATCAATTTTATAATTGAATATTTAAGTAATTTCGAACTTTTTTAAACTTGTCTATTTATTTggtcaaaacgaaaagaaaaaggatgaatTGTCTATTATCTATTAACACACGTGCATAATTCTGTGCTGGTTGCGTTAATTAGAGATAGAGATGGAGATAGAGGAAGGAGCAAGGTATTTTCCTCCTTTGGAAAAGGTCAATTAACTGTTCGATTTCGGTGCTTTACTACTATACAATCCAGAACCTCTGTCTGTCCATCTGTCTTTCTCATATAGCTTTGCTAGCTAGACAGTCAAATATGGAAGTAGCAGTGGCTAGTTGGGTAGCACTGAGCCTTGTTTTTGTTAGCATAGTAGTAAGATGGGCATGGGGTGTGCTGGATTGGTTATGGCTGAAGCCGAAGAAGCTTGAAAGATATTTGAGGGAGCAAGGCCTTAAAGGCAATTCCTACAGGCTCTTTTATGGAGACATGAAGGAAAACTCTGTCATGCTCGCACaagcaaaatccaaacccatgaACCTCTCAAGCTCCCATGACATAGCATCACGATTCATCCCTTTTCTCGATCAAACTGTGAAAACTTACGGTATGCCAGATATTGTTTAGGATAAAAGTTACGGGAACTTCATCGACTTGTAAAATTATTATGAGTGTAGTTAGAAACTCAAGTTTTGGACTAGATTTATTAGATCTTTCTgaacgaaaaagaaaaatgatataACTTTATTTACAGTGATGTGAGTtacatgaattatatatatatattttttataggTAAAAACTCTTTTGTTTGGATTGGCCCCATACCAAGGGTGAACATTATGGATCCTGAAGATGTGAAAGATGTCTTCACAAAATTAGATGATTTCCGGAGGCCAGCAACAAATCCACTTATGAAGTTGCTAATAACAGGTATTGCAAGCTATGAAGATAAGAAATGGGCTAAACATAGAAGAATCATCAACCCAACGTTCCATGCAGAGAAGCTAAAGGTACTGATTACTAAATATAAATAGGATTAATTATAGTTCACCCCCCGAATTATGGTGGTGCTTCAATTTCATACCCATGACATGAATAGGTTTTTTGGTTCGATGACATGAATCACTGATATGTCCGTTATCTGCTCATTTGACATTACTTGATTCAATTTAATGGAAATGCCACtaggagaaaaggaaaaaaagaaaaaactaaagaGTGGAAAACCAACAGCTCCAATCTCCCAACCTACCTCGTCGCCCCTACTCGTCCTTCTTCGCATACCCAAATCTTTAACCGAGCCATAAGTGTCAATTGTAACATTTATGATTATATCTTTGAATAACTTTCTAATAGTGACAGGAATGTGCAGCTATCTCTTACACTCATCTAATTAGTATTAATCTCTGTTGTGGTGTTCGCAATAGCGTATGTTACCGGCATTTCACCAAAGTTGTGATCAGATGATTAAGGAGTGGGAGAGCTGGGTCTCAAAACAGGGTTCATCATGGGAGTTGGATGTCTGGCCTTCTCTTCAAAATTTAACGGCTGATGCGATTTCTCGAACAGCGTTTGGAAGTAGCTATGAAGAAGGTAGAAAAATATTTAAACTCCTAAAAGAGCAAACAGCATATACAATAAAAAGCTTGCAAAGTGTTTACATTCCAGGATGGAGGTAAAAGTTTCAAATTCTTTAGAAGTAGCACAAAAATTTACTCGTCTCCTTCATGCTTTCACTTTCTCATTACAATTGTCTTTGTTTATAGGTTTCTACCAACTAAGATGAACAACAGGATGACACAAGTTGACAAAGAAATAACAGGTTTACTCAAGGGTAttataaataaaagagagcagGCCATTAAGGCAGGTGAAGCAACCAAAGATGACTTATTAGGTGCACTTATGGAATCAAACTTGAACGACATTCAGGAACATGGGAAGAACAACAAAGATGCTGGGATGAGTACTGAAGACGTGATTGGGGAGTGTAAGCTCTTTTACTATGCTGGGCAAGAGACCACTTCAGTATTGCTGGTTTGGACAGTGGTTTTACTTGGTCAAAATCAGATTTGGCAAGATCGAGCAAGACAAGAGGTTCTGCAAGTCTTTGGAACCAACAAGCCAGACTTTGATGGCCTAACTCACCTTAAAGTTGTAAGTACACGTATACTAGCTTCTataattcaattcaatttttcCTCTAAATTACATCAAATACATATCCTCTACAAGGGAGGACATTTTTCTGAACTAAAAAGGATTGATAATCTCGCATTTTTGTTTATTATATGGTTGCTTGATGTATGTTACATGAAATTTACTTGAGGAATGAATTTGTACGTATGATATAGTTTAACCTTGACTTCATAATCCCCTAGGTAACCATGATTTTACTTGAAGTTCTTCGATTGTACCCAGCACTGGTTGTGCTTTCTCGAACCACTAACAAGACCATACAACTCGGGAAATTCTCACTACCAGCTGGAGTCGAAGTGGGCTTATCAACACTGCTCATTCACCGTGACAAGGAACTGTGGGGTGATGATGCAAATGAGTTCAAGCCAGAGAGGTTTTCAAAAGGAGTTtctaaggcaacaaacagcccATTCTCATTCATCCCTTTCGGAGGCGGTCCTCGAATTTGCATTGGACAAAACTTTGCGCTGACAGAGGCAAAATTGGCCATAGCATTGATCTTGCAACACTTTACCTTTGTGCTTTCTCCATCTTATGCTCATGCTCCTTCTGCACCTATGATTAAACCACAGTATGGTGTTCCTATCATTCTACAGAAGCGTTAACGAGTTGCTTATAAGAAAATGATATTAAACAACATATTTATCCATACTATAAGTTTCCACCTgtaaaattattaattatccaCACCTATAAGTTTCTACTTGTAAGCGTACTAATTTATCCATAAGTGTGTAATTGTAAGCATATTTATCCATAATACTTATAAGTCTACACGAAATCTTGTCAAAAATTTCTTAATTCTGTCGATTTTATACAGGGTTAAAATCTGTTTAGTCCCTATATTTTGCCTCTTTCATCGTTTCAATCACTAACATTTCAATGGAAAAATTGTTTGCATTATATTTTGCAGATGCAATTCCGATCTCCTCATATTTTTCGAGAAAGTAATCGAGTTGCTAGTGCTTTAGCAAATTGTTGGGTTCTTCATCTGTTGGTTTCATTTGATGGGACTTGACTCCCTCTTTTATTCATGCTCATTGTGATAGCGATCGACTAGGACTACCAAAATTTTGTTTTCGGTAGTTGGTGttgattggtttagtttttggcTTTTTGCTTGGGAGGTTTGGTTTGGAACCCTCTTTAATTTAgcaattttttttccaaattttgaattAAGGAGCTTTTTGCCACACTCAGTATTGTATAtagaattagtggaacttttaagaaatctatgaaatttaaaagtctgagtgtattcaatatagacttttaacagtccatgaaagtcttgaggtattcaattatgatttttaaagacttcatgaattccaccaaaatctaagagtattcaattaggacttttaaaaatgaataaaagtacagaggtattcaaaatatcattcatacttatggaattagaaaatcatggactttgtagtgttaactatacataccaaactccaataattttccagcctccagaccaaaaatttcaaaaaatctatcaaagtttcctcttcaaaaaaaaaaaaaagtctatcaaagttcttctctctacgcacgaatAAGTTTGTCCCTCATCatatctctttcttaattttttgtcttttgtctaatcttttatgatatcaaccttttttgatacccaacatgttcattgtagttgtagaatgtgatttttgtttttgttttttttgttttcaattgagatacttcgaaccctaatagaaataaaaatgatttatgaaaccctaaaactcaaatattgtggtctaaccctaagaccttgaaccatactaaattttatcttattaattaattattctcattaatttaaatttatattatggttcaaaaaaaggttgaacaattgaatttcaattgattgattatagatcaagacattgaccaatattgctacaatatatgttaatcggcgaaaacaaaattgatgagaataattaaccataaacatcaagtgatctatattgtatatttatgttgttgggagattaggaatgagaacaaactcctagacagactaacaatcatttatttgagtcaatttttaTTAGAAGATACTAGAGCATTGAAGAGagaacaagttattattttgttttgtgtttgggctgcatttgttttatttttatttttttgttttatttttatttttttatattttgtacatcttaGGAAatttgtagaagtcattcataataaagtatatagatttccatgaatcaataaaagtctgttgctaaaatcaatggttttaagaaatccataacagtctatcaactttttaaagagtctatggactttttaaaaagtatgtcatttaaaaaaaagtttgcacaaatccaaatacaatacaccctccTCAATCTccagccaaaaagaaaaagatttgattttataaaaaaaaaaagagttgttTGGCACAATCCtacttgtagttttttttttttttttttaaagaagggCTGGTGCCGCCACTGCCCTCAAGCCTCTATTAATTAAACTACTGAATacagggggggacattgagcctgaacctctgat
It encodes:
- the LOC112166880 gene encoding cytochrome P450 CYP72A219 isoform X2, whose amino-acid sequence is MDPEDVKDVFTKLDDFRRPATNPLMKLLITGIASYEDKKWAKHRRIINPTFHAEKLKRMLPAFHQSCDQMIKEWESWVSKQGSSWELDVWPSLQNLTADAISRTAFGSSYEEGRKIFKLLKEQTAYTIKSLQSVYIPGWRFLPTKMNNRMTQVDKEITGLLKGIINKREQAIKAGEATKDDLLGALMESNLNDIQEHGKNNKDAGMSTEDVIGECKLFYYAGQETTSVLLVWTVVLLGQNQIWQDRARQEVLQVFGTNKPDFDGLTHLKVVTMILLEVLRLYPALVVLSRTTNKTIQLGKFSLPAGVEVGLSTLLIHRDKELWGDDANEFKPERFSKGVSKATNSPFSFIPFGGGPRICIGQNFALTEAKLAIALILQHFTFVLSPSYAHAPSAPMIKPQYGVPIILQKR
- the LOC112166880 gene encoding cytochrome P450 CYP72A219 isoform X3, with translation MLPAFHQSCDQMIKEWESWVSKQGSSWELDVWPSLQNLTADAISRTAFGSSYEEGRKIFKLLKEQTAYTIKSLQSVYIPGWRFLPTKMNNRMTQVDKEITGLLKGIINKREQAIKAGEATKDDLLGALMESNLNDIQEHGKNNKDAGMSTEDVIGECKLFYYAGQETTSVLLVWTVVLLGQNQIWQDRARQEVLQVFGTNKPDFDGLTHLKVVTMILLEVLRLYPALVVLSRTTNKTIQLGKFSLPAGVEVGLSTLLIHRDKELWGDDANEFKPERFSKGVSKATNSPFSFIPFGGGPRICIGQNFALTEAKLAIALILQHFTFVLSPSYAHAPSAPMIKPQYGVPIILQKR
- the LOC112166880 gene encoding cytochrome P450 CYP72A219 isoform X1; this translates as MEVAVASWVALSLVFVSIVVRWAWGVLDWLWLKPKKLERYLREQGLKGNSYRLFYGDMKENSVMLAQAKSKPMNLSSSHDIASRFIPFLDQTVKTYGKNSFVWIGPIPRVNIMDPEDVKDVFTKLDDFRRPATNPLMKLLITGIASYEDKKWAKHRRIINPTFHAEKLKRMLPAFHQSCDQMIKEWESWVSKQGSSWELDVWPSLQNLTADAISRTAFGSSYEEGRKIFKLLKEQTAYTIKSLQSVYIPGWRFLPTKMNNRMTQVDKEITGLLKGIINKREQAIKAGEATKDDLLGALMESNLNDIQEHGKNNKDAGMSTEDVIGECKLFYYAGQETTSVLLVWTVVLLGQNQIWQDRARQEVLQVFGTNKPDFDGLTHLKVVTMILLEVLRLYPALVVLSRTTNKTIQLGKFSLPAGVEVGLSTLLIHRDKELWGDDANEFKPERFSKGVSKATNSPFSFIPFGGGPRICIGQNFALTEAKLAIALILQHFTFVLSPSYAHAPSAPMIKPQYGVPIILQKR